One region of Flavobacterium pisciphilum genomic DNA includes:
- a CDS encoding gliding motility-associated protein GldE, with product MDPEPSLYVTNLLDTNLIVGFLGIFILLFCSAIVSGAEVALFSLSQKDIDEALQQNVSKGRIISNLLDKPKKLLATLLVANNFINIGVVILFSFVGRDIFGAVISPVLKFVLEVILVTSLILLFGEVLPKVYASRNNLKFAQRVAYPLALLDKLLSPISLPMRSATIYLHNKLGKQKTSFSVGQLSQALELTDSEDTSTEEQKILEGIVSFGNTDTKQVMSPRIDIFALEISEPFEAIYPKIIEKGYSRIPVYRDNIDQIEGVLFVKDLLPYIDKKDFDWATLIREPFFVPENKKLDNLLKDFQSMKSHLAIVVDEYGGTSGLVSLEDVIEEIVGDISDEFDDEHINFSQIDEKNYLFEGKINLKDFYRIIDVDEDLFEIQKGEAETLGGFILEIIGNFPKKNQKIAFQNCVFTIESVDSKRIKQIKVTIE from the coding sequence TTGGACCCAGAGCCCAGTTTATACGTTACGAACCTCTTAGATACCAACCTGATTGTTGGATTTCTTGGAATTTTTATTTTACTTTTTTGTTCGGCCATAGTTTCAGGTGCCGAAGTAGCACTTTTTTCGTTGTCTCAAAAAGATATTGATGAGGCATTACAACAAAACGTATCCAAAGGAAGAATTATTTCTAATCTTTTGGATAAACCCAAAAAACTTTTAGCAACACTTCTTGTAGCCAATAATTTTATTAATATTGGAGTTGTTATTTTATTCTCCTTTGTGGGTAGAGATATTTTTGGAGCAGTGATTTCACCAGTATTGAAATTTGTTTTGGAAGTAATTCTAGTTACTTCTTTAATATTGTTGTTTGGTGAAGTTTTGCCAAAGGTTTATGCAAGTCGTAATAATCTTAAATTTGCGCAACGTGTAGCATATCCACTAGCTTTGTTGGATAAATTACTTTCTCCTATCAGTCTGCCAATGCGTTCAGCAACTATTTATTTACATAATAAATTGGGGAAACAAAAAACTAGTTTTTCGGTAGGTCAGCTATCTCAAGCTTTAGAGCTTACTGATTCTGAAGACACTTCTACAGAAGAACAAAAAATATTAGAAGGAATTGTTTCTTTCGGAAATACAGATACAAAGCAGGTAATGAGTCCGAGAATTGATATTTTCGCATTAGAGATTTCGGAGCCTTTTGAAGCTATCTATCCTAAAATTATTGAGAAGGGCTATTCTAGGATTCCAGTTTACAGAGATAATATTGATCAGATAGAAGGAGTTTTGTTTGTAAAAGACTTACTTCCGTATATAGATAAGAAAGATTTTGATTGGGCTACGCTTATTAGAGAGCCGTTTTTTGTGCCAGAGAATAAGAAGTTAGATAACTTGTTAAAAGATTTTCAGAGTATGAAAAGCCATTTAGCAATCGTTGTTGATGAATATGGAGGAACTTCGGGATTGGTCTCTTTAGAAGATGTGATTGAAGAAATTGTTGGAGATATTAGTGATGAGTTTGATGACGAACACATTAATTTTTCTCAAATCGATGAAAAGAATTACCTATTTGAAGGAAAGATAAATCTTAAAGACTTTTATAGAATTATAGATGTAGACGAAGATTTATTTGAGATACAAAAAGGAGAAGCGGAAACATTGGGTGGTTTTATTTTAGAAATTATTGGAAATTTTCCAAAGAAAAATCAAAAAATTGCTTTCCAAAATTGTGTTTTCACAATAGAATCCGTTGACAGTAAAAGGATTAAACAAATAAAAGTAACAATAGAATAA
- the rplU gene encoding 50S ribosomal protein L21, giving the protein MYAIVEIAGQQFKVSKDLKVYVHRLANEEGSKVSFDKVLLLDDNGNVTLGAPAIEGASVEAKVLQHLKGDKVIIFKKKRRKGYKKRNGHRQYLTQIVIEGITAAGGTKKAAAKKAVVAEEVATEVEAPKAKKAAPKAKKEATKE; this is encoded by the coding sequence ATGTATGCAATCGTAGAGATAGCAGGGCAACAATTCAAAGTAAGCAAAGACTTAAAGGTTTATGTTCACAGATTAGCTAATGAAGAAGGTTCAAAAGTTTCTTTTGACAAAGTTCTTTTATTAGATGATAATGGGAATGTTACTTTAGGCGCCCCAGCTATAGAAGGTGCTTCTGTAGAAGCTAAAGTGTTACAACACTTAAAAGGAGACAAAGTAATCATCTTCAAAAAGAAAAGAAGAAAAGGTTACAAAAAGAGAAATGGTCACAGACAATATCTTACTCAAATTGTAATTGAAGGTATTACTGCAGCAGGAGGAACTAAAAAAGCAGCGGCTAAAAAAGCAGTTGTAGCAGAAGAAGTAGCTACTGAAGTAGAAGCTCCTAAAGCGAAAAAAGCAGCTCCAAAAGCAAAAAAAGAAGCTACTAAAGAATAA
- a CDS encoding M16 family metallopeptidase, which translates to MKKRKIILILLFVTGIMQAQDRPQPKPGTSPVVNIKKPQTFVLPNGMKVLVVENHKLPRVSFNLTLDNAPFVEGNKKGVDQLTSSMIGDGTKKTNKEAFNEEIDFYGARINFSSQGAFGTSLSKYSGRILELLAEGALQPNFTQAEFDKEKAKLQEGLKADEKSVPAIENRVVDALAFGKNHPSGEFITEETLKNVTLADVENNYKSHFVPENAYLVIIGDIKFKETKAAVEKLFGKWEKRTQPKETYPNPANVAQLQINFVDVPNAVQSEIALVNTVNLKMSDPDFFPAVIANQILGGDFNSYLNMNLREAHAWTYGAGSNLGSGKYTSKFKAASAVRNAVTDSAVTEFVKEIKRIRTEKVSEEILKTVKAGYIGRFVMQVEKPQTVARYALNIETENLPKDFYEKYIQNINNVTADEILRVANKYFLIDNMRIVITGKGSEVIPGLEKLNIPISYFDKYANPTEKPSLKKEVPKGITAKSVFDNYIKAIGGEKAVTSVKTISMLGSTTIPQAPSPLTFTSKMDAKGKMMVSLAMGPMNLMKQVVNEKEAYIEQQGQRKNLEGKDLADMKASAVPFEELQLSKKDGLIIDRIEPINNNDAYAIKDGKTTYFFDTKSGLKVAESKIAEQAGKSITQTTNFGDYKEVKGVKIPFNIVQNVGFELNIKMSEVKINEGVTDKDFL; encoded by the coding sequence ATGAAAAAAAGAAAAATTATTTTAATCCTATTATTCGTAACAGGAATTATGCAAGCACAAGATCGTCCGCAGCCTAAACCAGGTACTTCGCCCGTAGTAAACATCAAAAAACCTCAAACCTTTGTTTTACCAAATGGAATGAAAGTTTTAGTTGTAGAAAACCACAAACTACCTAGAGTAAGCTTCAACTTAACTCTAGACAACGCTCCGTTTGTAGAAGGAAACAAAAAAGGTGTTGATCAGCTAACAAGCAGCATGATTGGGGATGGAACAAAAAAAACGAACAAAGAAGCCTTTAATGAAGAAATAGATTTTTACGGAGCTCGTATCAATTTTAGTTCTCAAGGTGCTTTCGGAACTTCACTTTCTAAATACTCAGGGCGAATCCTTGAACTTTTAGCTGAAGGTGCTTTACAACCGAATTTTACACAAGCTGAATTTGACAAAGAAAAAGCAAAACTACAAGAAGGTCTTAAAGCCGACGAGAAAAGTGTTCCTGCAATCGAAAATAGAGTTGTTGATGCATTAGCTTTTGGAAAAAATCATCCTTCAGGAGAATTTATCACAGAAGAGACTCTTAAAAATGTAACTCTAGCTGACGTAGAAAACAACTACAAGAGTCATTTCGTTCCTGAAAATGCGTATTTAGTAATTATTGGAGATATTAAATTCAAAGAAACTAAAGCTGCTGTAGAAAAACTTTTTGGAAAGTGGGAAAAAAGAACACAGCCAAAAGAAACCTACCCTAATCCAGCAAACGTAGCTCAACTACAAATTAATTTTGTTGATGTTCCAAATGCTGTACAATCAGAAATTGCATTGGTAAACACAGTAAATTTAAAAATGAGTGATCCTGATTTTTTCCCTGCTGTAATAGCTAATCAAATTTTAGGAGGTGACTTCAACAGCTATTTAAACATGAACTTACGTGAAGCTCACGCATGGACATACGGAGCTGGTTCTAATCTAGGAAGCGGAAAATACACATCTAAATTTAAAGCAGCTTCAGCGGTAAGAAATGCCGTAACTGATAGCGCTGTAACTGAATTTGTAAAAGAAATAAAAAGAATCAGAACTGAAAAAGTTTCAGAGGAAATTTTAAAAACAGTTAAAGCTGGATATATTGGTAGATTTGTTATGCAGGTAGAAAAACCTCAAACAGTAGCTAGATATGCATTGAATATAGAAACTGAAAATCTTCCAAAAGACTTTTATGAAAAATACATTCAAAACATCAATAACGTAACTGCTGATGAAATACTTCGCGTAGCTAACAAATATTTCCTTATTGACAACATGAGAATTGTTATCACTGGAAAAGGATCTGAAGTGATTCCTGGCTTAGAAAAACTAAACATTCCAATTAGTTATTTTGACAAATATGCCAATCCAACAGAAAAACCATCATTAAAGAAAGAAGTTCCTAAAGGAATAACTGCTAAAAGTGTTTTTGACAACTACATAAAAGCTATTGGTGGAGAAAAAGCCGTTACTTCTGTGAAAACAATTTCAATGCTAGGATCAACAACTATCCCTCAAGCTCCATCTCCATTAACGTTCACTTCTAAAATGGATGCTAAAGGAAAAATGATGGTTTCACTAGCTATGGGACCTATGAACTTAATGAAGCAGGTTGTTAACGAAAAAGAAGCTTATATCGAACAACAAGGACAAAGAAAAAACCTTGAAGGTAAAGACCTAGCTGATATGAAAGCAAGTGCAGTTCCTTTTGAAGAACTACAACTTTCTAAAAAAGACGGGTTAATAATTGACCGTATTGAACCAATCAATAACAATGATGCTTATGCTATCAAGGACGGTAAAACAACTTATTTTTTCGATACAAAATCTGGATTAAAAGTTGCTGAATCTAAAATAGCTGAACAAGCAGGAAAATCAATAACACAGACTACAAATTTTGGTGATTACAAAGAAGTAAAAGGAGTTAAAATTCCTTTTAACATTGTTCAAAATGTAGGTTTTGAATTGAACATCAAAATGTCAGAAGTAAAAATTAACGAAGGAGTTACTGATAAAGATTTCCTATAA
- a CDS encoding DMT family transporter, protein MGSKQLKWVYLTVLALVWGSSFILIKKGLIGLTAIQLGSLRIIFAALFLLLVGFKSLAKIPKHQWKFIALTSFFGTFTPAYLFAIAETEIDSSITAILNSLTPLNTLIIGAVIFGIQFQRRQVIGVFIGLIGCLLLVFNGAISHPEQNYYYAILVVVASLCYAINVNLIKRYLSDLSSLSITTGNFMVLLVPAIVILSFTGFHDVMYDEKVQHSILFIIILGVVGTGIANVLFFKLIQMSSPVFATSVTYLIPIIAFFWGFLDNEMLTPIQLLGAFIVLIGVYLSAKK, encoded by the coding sequence ATGGGATCAAAACAATTAAAGTGGGTTTACTTAACAGTATTGGCCTTGGTTTGGGGGAGTTCTTTTATTTTGATAAAAAAAGGGCTAATAGGTTTAACTGCTATTCAATTGGGGTCTTTGCGAATTATTTTTGCAGCTTTGTTTTTGTTATTGGTAGGTTTTAAAAGTTTAGCTAAAATCCCGAAACATCAATGGAAATTTATTGCACTAACCTCATTTTTTGGGACGTTTACACCTGCTTATCTTTTTGCTATTGCCGAAACTGAAATCGATAGTTCGATTACGGCAATCCTTAATTCATTAACCCCATTAAACACATTAATAATAGGAGCTGTCATTTTTGGAATACAATTTCAGAGAAGACAAGTTATTGGCGTTTTTATTGGTTTGATTGGATGTTTGCTTTTGGTTTTTAATGGCGCGATAAGTCATCCAGAACAGAATTATTATTATGCTATTTTGGTAGTGGTAGCCTCTCTTTGTTATGCGATAAACGTAAACTTGATAAAAAGATACTTGTCAGATTTAAGTTCGTTAAGTATCACTACAGGGAATTTTATGGTGCTATTGGTTCCGGCGATTGTAATTTTGAGCTTCACGGGTTTTCATGATGTAATGTATGATGAAAAAGTACAGCACTCTATTTTATTTATAATCATCCTAGGAGTAGTGGGAACGGGTATCGCAAATGTTTTGTTCTTTAAATTGATACAAATGTCATCTCCAGTATTTGCAACTTCGGTGACTTATTTGATTCCGATAATAGCTTTCTTTTGGGGATTTCTGGATAATGAAATGCTTACGCCAATACAGCTTTTGGGAGCTTTTATTGTTTTGATAGGAGTTTATCTCTCGGCGAAAAAATAA
- a CDS encoding DUF2085 domain-containing protein translates to MSKIEFVSCHRLPNRSFFYKGRQFPICARCTGIYVGYFIFIPLLWFMKINIYWALLSILPTIIDGLTQAYYNRESNNFLRFSTGILAGYGVAGISDFIAYWTVKLSKYIIFFINN, encoded by the coding sequence ATGTCCAAAATAGAGTTTGTTAGTTGCCATAGATTACCTAATAGGTCCTTTTTTTACAAAGGAAGACAATTCCCGATATGCGCAAGATGCACTGGCATATATGTAGGCTATTTTATTTTCATACCTCTTTTGTGGTTTATGAAAATCAATATCTACTGGGCACTTTTATCTATTTTACCTACAATAATTGACGGTCTTACACAAGCATATTACAATAGAGAAAGCAATAATTTTCTACGCTTTTCTACAGGTATTCTAGCAGGATATGGCGTAGCAGGCATTTCTGATTTTATCGCTTATTGGACAGTAAAGCTATCCAAATACATCATTTTTTTTATCAATAACTAA
- a CDS encoding heavy-metal-associated domain-containing protein has translation MKIVKSIAALAIASLLFISCKKNETENATAATTTEAATPKVHKEIAAQNVQTASFNIEGMTCAMGCAKTIESELSDLDGVQDAKVDFETKTATVTFDKTVQNPDNLTKIVQATGDGKTYKVLNMKS, from the coding sequence ATGAAAATCGTAAAATCAATCGCAGCTTTGGCAATTGCTAGCCTTTTGTTCATAAGCTGTAAAAAGAATGAAACGGAAAACGCAACAGCAGCAACAACTACTGAAGCAGCTACTCCAAAAGTACACAAAGAGATTGCAGCTCAAAATGTTCAAACTGCAAGTTTTAATATCGAAGGAATGACTTGTGCAATGGGATGTGCAAAAACTATCGAAAGCGAATTATCTGACCTTGATGGCGTGCAAGATGCGAAAGTAGATTTTGAAACAAAAACAGCTACCGTAACTTTTGATAAAACTGTACAGAATCCAGACAACTTAACTAAAATAGTTCAAGCAACTGGTGACGGAAAAACATATAAAGTTTTAAACATGAAATCGTAA
- the rpmA gene encoding 50S ribosomal protein L27 has protein sequence MAHKKGVGSSKNGRESESKRLGVKIFGGQAAIAGNIIVRQRGSKHNPGENVYISKDHTLHAKVDGVVKFQKKRDNKSYVSILPFEA, from the coding sequence ATGGCTCACAAGAAAGGTGTCGGTAGTTCGAAGAATGGTAGAGAATCAGAATCAAAACGTTTAGGCGTTAAGATTTTTGGAGGACAAGCTGCTATTGCTGGGAACATCATCGTTAGACAAAGAGGTTCAAAACATAATCCAGGTGAAAACGTTTACATCAGTAAAGATCATACTTTACATGCAAAGGTTGATGGAGTTGTAAAGTTCCAAAAGAAAAGAGATAATAAATCATACGTTTCTATACTTCCATTCGAAGCATAA
- a CDS encoding M16 family metallopeptidase — MKNPIIMLTAALMLGGVASAQKVAFEEYDLDNGMHVILHNDSSAPVVVTSVMYHVGSKDETPDRTGFAHFFEHLLFEGTENIKRGEWMKIVTANGGTNNANTSDDRTYYYEVFPSNNLELALWMESERLMHPVINKIGVDTQNEVVKEEKRTRYDNQPYGNILPEVKKNMFKNHPYRWTTIGSMKDLDAATLDEFKAFNKKFYTPNNSVLVIAGDFDKAKTKEWIQKYFGPIKRGEKLQKQTFTEEPITQPIKAKYEDPNIQIPMLVASYRTPSMKTRDARVLDLISSYLSDGKSSKLYKKIVDDKKMALQIGAVGFSQEDYGMYILYGLPMKPFTSDDLLKEIDEEIIKLQTNLISEKDYEKLQNKFDNNYVNSNSTVEGIAENLASFYLLYGDVNLINTEIDLYHSITREEIRDVAKKYLNPNQRLILDYVPTTKAQN; from the coding sequence ATGAAAAATCCAATAATTATGCTAACTGCAGCACTTATGTTAGGTGGAGTAGCTTCAGCTCAAAAAGTAGCTTTTGAAGAATACGATTTAGATAACGGCATGCACGTTATTCTGCACAACGATTCTTCGGCACCTGTAGTCGTAACCTCAGTAATGTACCATGTCGGGTCAAAAGACGAAACTCCAGACAGAACTGGATTTGCGCATTTTTTCGAACATTTATTATTTGAAGGAACAGAAAACATAAAACGTGGTGAATGGATGAAAATTGTGACTGCCAATGGCGGAACCAATAACGCCAACACATCTGACGACCGAACGTATTACTATGAAGTTTTCCCTTCTAACAATTTAGAATTGGCATTATGGATGGAATCTGAGAGATTAATGCACCCTGTAATAAACAAAATCGGAGTTGACACTCAGAACGAAGTTGTGAAAGAGGAAAAAAGAACCCGTTATGACAACCAACCTTACGGAAACATTCTTCCTGAGGTAAAGAAAAACATGTTCAAGAATCACCCATATCGTTGGACTACAATTGGATCTATGAAAGATCTAGATGCAGCAACTCTTGACGAATTTAAAGCTTTTAATAAAAAATTCTACACACCAAACAATTCCGTTTTAGTAATTGCTGGAGATTTTGACAAAGCAAAAACAAAAGAATGGATTCAAAAATACTTTGGACCTATTAAAAGAGGTGAGAAACTGCAAAAACAAACTTTTACAGAAGAACCTATTACTCAACCTATCAAAGCTAAATACGAAGATCCAAACATTCAAATCCCAATGCTTGTAGCTTCTTACCGTACTCCATCTATGAAAACTAGAGATGCAAGAGTTTTAGATTTAATCTCTTCTTATTTAAGTGATGGTAAAAGTTCTAAACTTTATAAAAAAATAGTTGACGATAAAAAAATGGCTTTACAAATTGGAGCTGTTGGTTTCAGTCAAGAAGATTACGGTATGTACATTTTATATGGCTTACCAATGAAACCATTTACATCTGACGATTTATTAAAAGAAATCGATGAAGAGATTATAAAACTTCAAACCAACTTAATCTCTGAGAAAGATTACGAAAAACTACAAAATAAGTTTGATAACAATTATGTTAACTCTAACTCAACTGTAGAGGGAATTGCCGAAAATCTAGCTAGCTTCTACCTACTTTATGGCGATGTAAACCTTATAAATACTGAAATTGACCTCTATCACTCTATCACTAGAGAAGAAATTAGAGATGTTGCAAAAAAATATCTAAATCCTAATCAACGTTTAATTTTAGACTACGTTCCTACTACAAAGGCACAAAATTAA
- the gldD gene encoding gliding motility lipoprotein GldD: MLKKSIAIITFFIITLTVVSCKDDVVPKPASYLRLDYAEAKYVNFENQCPYAFEINADAVIKGEKDCGFMISYPKMKATIYLTYKPVNKDINKLLKDAQKLTYEHVIKADDILEQPYLNPNKKAYGMFYQVDGNAATNSQFYITDSVKHFVTGSVYFYAKPNFDSIMPAASYIKNDMQHLMETIKWK, encoded by the coding sequence ATGCTTAAAAAATCAATTGCCATTATTACGTTTTTTATCATAACGTTGACTGTAGTAAGTTGCAAGGATGATGTTGTGCCTAAGCCTGCTAGTTATTTAAGACTAGATTATGCAGAAGCTAAATATGTGAATTTTGAAAATCAATGTCCTTACGCCTTTGAGATAAATGCAGATGCGGTTATAAAGGGAGAGAAAGATTGTGGGTTTATGATTTCATACCCAAAGATGAAAGCAACTATTTATCTTACTTATAAGCCAGTGAATAAGGATATTAATAAATTATTGAAAGATGCTCAAAAATTAACTTACGAGCATGTTATAAAAGCAGATGATATATTAGAACAGCCGTATTTAAACCCTAATAAAAAAGCATACGGTATGTTTTATCAAGTTGATGGAAATGCAGCTACAAACTCTCAATTTTATATCACAGATAGTGTAAAGCATTTTGTGACAGGTTCAGTTTACTTTTATGCTAAGCCAAATTTTGATTCAATTATGCCAGCAGCAAGTTATATTAAGAATGATATGCAGCATTTAATGGAAACCATTAAGTGGAAATAA
- a CDS encoding AAA family ATPase produces MTESINLFTITGGPGAGKTTIIEELRRRNYNCIDEVARDIIKEQVASNGDALPWADKEKFTLLMLKHSIKTFIENKNNSYITFFDRGIPDTLAYSNLIGLKPPTELIEATKKYRYNPIVFILPPWENIYQTDSERKQTFQEAIDTYKEMTNTYINCNYQLIEVPKLTPKERVDFILSIIENKTQN; encoded by the coding sequence ATGACAGAATCAATTAATCTATTTACTATTACTGGAGGCCCAGGCGCTGGCAAAACAACCATTATCGAAGAATTAAGAAGAAGAAATTATAATTGCATAGACGAAGTTGCTCGGGACATAATCAAAGAGCAGGTAGCTTCAAATGGAGACGCATTACCTTGGGCAGACAAAGAAAAATTCACATTATTAATGCTAAAGCATTCCATTAAAACCTTTATAGAAAACAAAAATAATTCTTACATCACCTTTTTTGACCGAGGAATCCCAGACACTCTTGCATACTCAAACTTAATCGGATTAAAACCTCCTACAGAACTCATAGAAGCTACCAAAAAATACCGCTATAACCCAATTGTATTCATTCTTCCTCCTTGGGAAAACATATACCAAACAGATTCTGAACGTAAGCAAACTTTTCAAGAAGCAATAGACACTTACAAAGAAATGACAAACACCTATATTAACTGTAACTACCAATTAATAGAAGTACCTAAATTAACTCCAAAAGAAAGAGTAGATTTTATCCTGTCCATAATCGAAAACAAAACACAAAATTAG
- a CDS encoding single-stranded DNA-binding protein has translation MNGTLNKVMLIGHLGDDVKMHYFDGGNCIGRFQLATNEVYINKTTNEKITSTEWHNLVVRNKAAEICEKYLSKGDKIYIEGRIKSRQWQAEDGSTKHTTEIQVTEFTFLTTKKETEGQKQNPSSESSKNTNFDASNDGLPINDLPF, from the coding sequence ATGAACGGAACATTAAATAAAGTGATGTTGATAGGTCATTTAGGTGACGATGTAAAAATGCATTATTTTGATGGTGGAAATTGCATAGGGCGATTTCAATTGGCAACTAATGAGGTTTATATAAATAAAACTACCAACGAGAAGATTACTTCTACTGAGTGGCATAATTTGGTAGTGCGTAATAAAGCGGCAGAGATTTGTGAAAAATATTTGTCTAAAGGAGATAAGATATATATCGAAGGTCGGATAAAGTCGCGCCAATGGCAAGCCGAAGATGGCTCAACGAAACATACGACCGAGATTCAGGTAACTGAGTTCACTTTCTTGACAACTAAAAAAGAGACTGAAGGACAGAAGCAGAATCCTTCTTCAGAATCCTCAAAAAACACTAACTTTGACGCTTCGAATGATGGCTTACCTATAAATGATTTGCCATTCTGA
- a CDS encoding calcium:proton antiporter, producing MKQLLQWTIIIPALSWVLFFSGLVDNSSIFQIVASVLLILSVMSAVHHSEIIAERVGEPYGTIILAISITVIEVSIIVSLMMSEGAEAASLARDTVYAATMLILNGIIGLCLLIGGLKHYEQNFSPSSVTIGLVSLVSIIVFTLVFPTFTESVSGSYYSIPQLVFASGACLVIYSSFLFAQTRRYRQYFLTIGADEDEEVAEPIAINNKVFFTSLIFLIVSLGIVVLLAKTLSPTIEGIIVSYSLPKSLVGVVIAAIILLPEAIAAIIAARKNRLQTSINLALGSALASIGLTIPSVAAVCIMMDMPIILGLDIKSIVLLALSVFTVMLSLSKGKSNIVYGVVLLVNLFAFVFLMIYP from the coding sequence ATGAAACAATTACTTCAGTGGACAATCATTATTCCAGCACTATCCTGGGTTCTTTTTTTTAGCGGACTTGTTGACAATAGTAGCATCTTTCAAATAGTTGCAAGTGTACTACTTATCCTTAGTGTAATGTCGGCAGTACATCATTCAGAAATAATTGCAGAAAGAGTGGGAGAGCCATACGGGACCATAATTTTGGCTATATCGATAACGGTTATAGAGGTTTCGATTATTGTATCTTTAATGATGTCAGAAGGGGCAGAAGCCGCTTCGTTAGCTAGAGATACGGTTTATGCTGCAACGATGCTTATTCTTAATGGTATTATTGGTTTGTGTCTTCTAATAGGTGGTTTAAAACATTACGAGCAGAATTTTTCGCCTTCTTCTGTGACTATCGGTTTAGTTTCGCTAGTTTCGATTATAGTGTTTACATTAGTGTTCCCTACTTTTACTGAAAGTGTTTCGGGATCTTATTATTCAATACCACAACTTGTTTTTGCATCAGGAGCTTGTCTTGTTATTTATTCTTCTTTTCTGTTTGCACAGACTAGAAGATACCGACAATACTTTCTTACAATTGGTGCTGATGAAGATGAAGAGGTAGCAGAGCCTATTGCAATTAATAACAAGGTCTTTTTTACTAGTCTTATTTTTCTTATTGTGAGTTTGGGTATTGTAGTGTTGTTGGCAAAAACTCTTTCTCCTACAATCGAGGGTATTATTGTTAGTTATAGTTTGCCAAAAAGTTTAGTCGGGGTTGTAATTGCAGCAATAATATTATTACCAGAAGCAATTGCGGCTATCATAGCAGCAAGAAAGAATAGACTTCAAACTAGTATAAATTTGGCTTTGGGTTCAGCTTTGGCAAGTATCGGATTAACAATTCCTAGTGTTGCAGCAGTTTGTATTATGATGGATATGCCTATTATTTTAGGTCTTGATATTAAATCGATTGTTCTGTTAGCGTTATCGGTGTTTACTGTGATGCTGTCATTGAGTAAAGGTAAGTCTAACATTGTTTACGGAGTGGTGCTTCTAGTCAATTTGTTTGCCTTTGTATTTCTTATGATATATCCTTGA